A genomic window from Klebsiella quasipneumoniae subsp. quasipneumoniae includes:
- a CDS encoding CusA/CzcA family heavy metal efflux RND transporter has product MIEWIIRRSVANRFLVMMGALFLSLWGTWTIVHTPVDALPDLSDVQVIVKTSYPGQAPQIVENQVTWPLTTTMLSVPGARTVRGFSQFGDSYVYVIFEDGTDPYWARSRVLEYLNQVQGKLPAGVSAEMGPDATGVGWVFEYALVDRSGKHDLAELRSLQDWFLKYELKTIPNVSEVASVGGVVKEYQIVVDPMKLTQYGISLGEVKSALDASNQEAGGSSVELAEAEYMVRASGYLQTLDDFKNIVLKTGDNGVPVYLGDVARVQVGPEMRRGIAELNGEGEVAGGVVILRSGKNAREAISAVKEKLASLQSSLPEGVEVVTTYDRSQLIDRAIDNLSHKLLEEFIVVALVCALFLWHVRSALVAIISLPLGLCFAFIMMHFQGLNANIMSLGGIAIAVGAMVDAAIVMIENAHKRLEEWTHQHPGEKLGNDRRWKIITDASVEVGPALFISLLIITLSFIPIFTLEGQEGKLFGPLAFTKTWSMAGAALLAIMVIPILMGFWIRGRIPAESSNPLNRFLIRIYHPLLLKVLHWPKTTLLIALLSILTVVWPLNRVGGEFLPQINEGDLLYMPSTLPGISASQAADMLQKTDKLIMTVPEVARVFGKTGKADTATDSAPLEMVETTIQLKPQDQWRPGMTMEKIIDELDKTVRLPGLANLWVPPIRNRIDMLSTGIKSPIGIKVSGTNLADIDAIAGQIEGVARSVPGVTSALAERLVGGRYLDIDIQREKAARYGMTVGDVQLFVSSAIGGAMVGETVEGVERYPINIRYPQSYRDSPQTLRQLPILTPLKQQIVLGDVAEVKVVSGPSMLKTENARPTSWIYIDARDRDMVSVVHDLQQAIGKEVKLKPGISVSYSGQFELLERANQKLKLMVPMTLMIIFVLLYLAFRRVGEALLIIASVPFALVGGIWFLYWMGFHLSVATGTGFIALAGVAAEFGVVMLMYLRHAIEAEPALENPQTFSAGKLDEALYQGAVLRVRPKAMTVAVIIAGLLPILWGTGAGSEVMSRIAAPMIGGMITAPLLSLFIIPAAYKLMWLSRHRDKRGR; this is encoded by the coding sequence ATGATTGAATGGATTATCCGCCGCTCGGTGGCCAACCGCTTCCTGGTGATGATGGGCGCGCTGTTTCTCAGCCTCTGGGGGACCTGGACCATCGTCCACACCCCGGTGGACGCCCTGCCGGATCTCTCCGACGTACAGGTGATCGTCAAAACCAGCTATCCGGGGCAGGCGCCGCAGATTGTCGAAAACCAGGTCACCTGGCCGCTAACCACCACCATGCTGTCGGTGCCCGGCGCCAGAACGGTGCGCGGCTTCTCGCAGTTTGGCGACTCTTATGTGTATGTGATTTTTGAAGACGGCACCGACCCTTACTGGGCGCGCTCGCGGGTGCTGGAGTATCTCAACCAGGTGCAGGGCAAACTGCCCGCCGGAGTCAGCGCCGAAATGGGCCCGGACGCCACCGGCGTCGGCTGGGTCTTCGAGTACGCGCTGGTCGACCGCAGCGGCAAGCACGATCTCGCCGAACTGCGCTCCCTGCAGGACTGGTTCTTAAAATATGAGCTGAAAACCATTCCTAACGTCTCGGAAGTGGCGTCGGTGGGCGGCGTGGTCAAGGAGTACCAGATAGTTGTCGACCCGATGAAGCTGACCCAGTACGGCATCAGCCTCGGCGAGGTGAAATCGGCGCTGGACGCCTCTAACCAGGAGGCGGGCGGCTCTTCGGTCGAACTGGCGGAAGCCGAATATATGGTGCGCGCCAGCGGCTATCTGCAGACCCTCGACGACTTCAAAAACATTGTACTGAAAACCGGCGATAACGGCGTGCCGGTGTATCTCGGCGACGTCGCGCGGGTGCAGGTCGGCCCGGAGATGCGCCGCGGCATTGCCGAACTGAACGGCGAAGGCGAAGTGGCCGGCGGCGTGGTGATCCTGCGCTCCGGCAAGAACGCCCGGGAAGCGATCTCGGCGGTCAAAGAAAAACTGGCGTCGCTGCAAAGCAGCCTGCCGGAAGGGGTTGAAGTGGTCACCACCTACGACCGCAGCCAGCTTATCGACCGCGCCATCGATAACCTCAGCCACAAGCTGCTGGAAGAGTTTATCGTCGTCGCCCTGGTCTGCGCCCTGTTCCTGTGGCACGTGCGCTCGGCGCTGGTGGCGATTATCTCCCTGCCGCTCGGCCTGTGCTTCGCCTTTATCATGATGCATTTCCAGGGGCTCAACGCCAACATCATGTCGCTGGGCGGGATCGCCATTGCGGTGGGGGCGATGGTCGATGCCGCCATCGTGATGATTGAGAACGCCCACAAGCGGCTGGAGGAGTGGACGCATCAGCATCCGGGAGAGAAGCTCGGCAACGACAGGCGCTGGAAAATCATTACCGATGCCTCGGTGGAGGTTGGCCCGGCGCTGTTTATCAGCCTGCTGATCATCACCCTGTCGTTTATCCCCATTTTCACCCTCGAAGGCCAGGAGGGCAAACTGTTCGGCCCGCTGGCCTTCACCAAAACCTGGTCGATGGCCGGAGCGGCGCTGCTGGCGATCATGGTGATCCCGATCCTGATGGGCTTCTGGATCCGCGGCAGGATCCCGGCGGAGAGCAGCAACCCGCTGAACCGCTTTTTGATCCGCATTTACCATCCGCTGCTGCTGAAGGTCCTGCACTGGCCGAAGACCACCCTGCTGATCGCGCTCCTGTCGATCCTGACGGTTGTCTGGCCGCTTAACCGGGTCGGCGGCGAGTTTCTGCCGCAGATCAACGAGGGCGATCTGCTGTATATGCCGTCAACGCTGCCCGGGATCTCCGCCTCGCAGGCGGCGGATATGCTGCAGAAGACCGACAAGCTGATCATGACGGTGCCGGAGGTGGCGCGGGTGTTCGGCAAAACGGGTAAAGCAGACACCGCTACCGACTCAGCGCCGCTGGAGATGGTGGAGACCACCATTCAGCTCAAACCGCAGGATCAATGGCGGCCGGGGATGACCATGGAGAAGATCATCGACGAACTGGACAAGACCGTGCGCCTGCCGGGGCTGGCGAACCTGTGGGTGCCGCCGATCCGCAACCGCATCGACATGCTCTCCACCGGCATCAAGAGCCCGATCGGCATTAAAGTTTCCGGCACTAACCTGGCCGATATCGACGCCATCGCCGGGCAAATTGAGGGAGTGGCGCGCAGCGTGCCGGGCGTGACCTCGGCGTTAGCCGAGCGGCTGGTGGGCGGGCGCTACCTCGACATTGATATTCAGCGTGAGAAGGCGGCCCGCTACGGGATGACCGTCGGCGACGTGCAGCTGTTCGTCTCGTCCGCTATCGGCGGGGCGATGGTCGGCGAAACGGTGGAGGGCGTCGAGCGCTATCCGATCAACATCCGCTATCCGCAGAGCTACCGCGACAGCCCGCAGACCCTGCGCCAGCTGCCGATCCTCACCCCGCTGAAGCAGCAGATCGTCCTCGGCGACGTCGCCGAGGTGAAGGTGGTCAGCGGGCCATCGATGCTGAAGACCGAGAACGCCCGCCCCACCAGCTGGATCTACATCGACGCCCGCGACCGCGACATGGTGTCAGTGGTGCACGATCTGCAGCAGGCCATCGGCAAGGAGGTGAAGCTGAAGCCGGGCATCAGCGTGTCGTATTCCGGGCAGTTTGAGCTGCTGGAGCGCGCCAATCAGAAGCTGAAGCTGATGGTGCCGATGACGCTGATGATTATCTTTGTGCTGCTGTACCTGGCGTTCCGCCGCGTCGGCGAGGCGCTGCTGATCATCGCCAGCGTGCCGTTCGCCCTTGTGGGCGGGATCTGGTTCCTCTACTGGATGGGCTTCCATCTGTCGGTGGCCACCGGTACCGGCTTTATCGCCCTGGCCGGGGTGGCCGCGGAGTTTGGCGTGGTGATGCTGATGTACCTGCGCCACGCCATCGAGGCGGAGCCGGCGCTGGAGAACCCGCAGACCTTCAGCGCCGGGAAGCTCGACGAGGCGCTGTATCAGGGGGCAGTACTGCGCGTGCGGCCGAAGGCGATGACCGTGGCGGTGATTATCGCCGGCCTGCTGCCGATTTTGTGGGGCACCGGCGCCGGGTCGGAGGTGATGAGCCGCATCGCCGCGCCGATGATTGGCGGAATGATCACCGCCCCGCTGCTGTCGCTGTTTATTATTCCGGCGGCGTATAAGCTGATGTGGCTGTCCCGGCATCGGGACAAGCGCGGCCGCTAG
- a CDS encoding DUF1294 domain-containing protein, with protein sequence MNLNLVCYSLLLLTAVGSALLPYPLAMWFLLSSLLTWLIYGADKLAARKAWRRVPETTLLVLGLAGGWPGAILGQQCFRHKTQKQPFRTWFFISVALNVAALAGLYAVYSGMLSR encoded by the coding sequence ATGAATCTGAACCTGGTATGTTATTCCCTGCTGCTGCTCACCGCTGTGGGCAGCGCCCTGCTCCCCTACCCGCTGGCGATGTGGTTTTTACTGAGCAGCCTTCTGACATGGCTTATCTATGGTGCCGACAAGCTGGCGGCGCGCAAAGCCTGGCGACGGGTACCGGAAACCACGCTGCTGGTGCTCGGCCTGGCGGGAGGCTGGCCGGGGGCGATCCTCGGCCAGCAGTGTTTTCGCCATAAAACGCAAAAGCAGCCCTTCCGGACGTGGTTTTTCATCAGCGTGGCGCTGAACGTGGCGGCGCTGGCCGGGCTGTATGCGGTTTACTCTGGCATGCTCAGCCGCTAA
- a CDS encoding lipocalin family protein, translated as MKLWPVVTGVAIALTLVACKSPTPPKGVQPISGFDASRYLGKWYEVARLENRFERGLEQVTATYGARSDGGISVVNRGYDPVKKRWNESDGKAYFTGAPTTAALKVSFFGPFYGGYNVIRLDDDYQYALVSGPNRDYLWILSRTPTIPAAVKQDYLNTARELGFDVDRLVWIRQTPR; from the coding sequence ATGAAGCTATGGCCTGTTGTCACTGGCGTCGCTATCGCGTTGACCCTGGTGGCCTGCAAATCGCCCACCCCGCCGAAGGGCGTTCAGCCGATTAGCGGGTTTGACGCCAGCCGTTACCTCGGGAAATGGTATGAGGTCGCCCGCCTGGAGAATCGCTTCGAGCGAGGCCTGGAGCAGGTGACCGCCACCTACGGCGCCCGCAGCGACGGGGGGATCAGCGTCGTCAATCGCGGTTATGACCCGGTCAAAAAACGCTGGAATGAGAGCGACGGGAAAGCCTATTTCACCGGCGCCCCCACCACCGCGGCGCTGAAGGTGTCGTTCTTCGGGCCATTCTACGGCGGCTATAACGTGATCCGTCTGGACGACGACTACCAGTATGCGCTGGTCAGCGGCCCCAACCGCGACTATCTGTGGATCCTGTCGCGTACCCCCACCATTCCGGCGGCGGTGAAGCAGGATTACCTGAATACCGCGCGCGAACTGGGCTTTGACGTCGATCGACTGGTGTGGATCCGCCAGACGCCGCGCTAG
- a CDS encoding MerR family transcriptional regulator: MPYSIGEFARLCGINATTLRAWQRRYGLLKPLRTDGGHRLYSDDDVQQALKILDWVKKGVPVSQVKPLLSRPGARRTNNWLTLQETMLQRLKEGKIESLRQLIYDAGREYPRQELVTEVLRPLRSQVSANVPAIMTLREILDGIIIAYTSFCLEGDKKAPGDNFLITGWHLTDACEIWLEALKRTGQGHRIDVLPVPPAALAPEIFPQRNWLLVTSGKLSAARQRQVELWQQQVVSLEVIPL; this comes from the coding sequence ATGCCTTACTCCATCGGCGAATTTGCCCGACTCTGCGGGATAAATGCGACCACGCTTCGCGCCTGGCAGCGCCGCTATGGCCTGCTCAAGCCGCTGCGCACCGATGGTGGACACCGTCTGTACAGCGATGACGACGTCCAGCAGGCGCTTAAAATCCTCGACTGGGTGAAAAAAGGGGTGCCGGTCAGCCAGGTGAAGCCCCTGCTGTCGCGCCCCGGCGCGCGGCGCACCAACAACTGGCTGACGCTGCAGGAGACCATGCTGCAGCGGCTGAAAGAGGGAAAAATCGAGTCCCTGCGCCAGCTGATCTACGATGCCGGCCGCGAATATCCGCGCCAGGAGCTGGTGACCGAGGTGCTGCGTCCGCTGCGCAGCCAGGTCTCCGCCAACGTGCCGGCCATCATGACCCTGCGCGAAATCCTCGACGGCATTATCATCGCCTACACCTCGTTTTGCCTCGAAGGCGACAAGAAGGCGCCCGGGGACAACTTTCTGATCACCGGCTGGCACCTGACCGACGCCTGCGAAATCTGGCTTGAAGCGCTCAAACGCACCGGCCAGGGCCATCGCATCGACGTCCTGCCGGTGCCTCCCGCCGCCCTGGCGCCGGAGATTTTCCCCCAGCGCAACTGGCTGCTGGTCACCAGCGGCAAACTCTCCGCCGCTCGTCAGAGGCAGGTCGAACTCTGGCAGCAGCAGGTCGTCTCCCTCGAGGTGATCCCGCTCTAA
- a CDS encoding nuclear transport factor 2 family protein, translating to MSTTPSVIRRFVEYYAGLDAQPPTALAALYHPDATLSDPFGQHQGLFAIQRYFTHLLANVEQCRFTIDAPLCDGQRFAVTWTMHWSHPRIAGGETLALPGCSVVDIAGEQILHQRDYYDAGEMIYEHLPLLGWAVRGVKRRVRS from the coding sequence ATGAGCACCACGCCGTCCGTCATTCGTCGTTTCGTTGAGTACTACGCCGGGCTGGATGCGCAGCCGCCCACGGCGCTGGCCGCGCTGTACCATCCGGACGCGACGCTGAGCGATCCTTTTGGTCAGCACCAGGGACTGTTTGCCATCCAGCGCTACTTTACCCATCTGCTGGCCAACGTGGAGCAGTGCCGGTTCACCATCGACGCGCCGCTCTGCGACGGTCAGCGGTTCGCCGTAACCTGGACCATGCACTGGTCGCATCCGCGCATTGCCGGCGGAGAAACGCTGGCCCTGCCGGGCTGCTCGGTGGTGGACATCGCCGGGGAGCAGATCCTCCATCAACGCGACTACTACGACGCCGGGGAGATGATCTACGAGCATCTTCCCCTGCTGGGCTGGGCGGTACGCGGCGTGAAACGGAGGGTGCGCTCATGA
- a CDS encoding SDR family NAD(P)-dependent oxidoreductase gives MMTVLITGASSGIGAGLAKSFAADGHLVIACGRDASRLTALQQFSPNISARLFDMTDRDACRQALTGCFADLIILCAGTCEYLDHGQVDAALVERVMTTNFLGPVNCLAALQTQLEAGDRVVLVSSMAHWLPFPRAEAYGASKAALTWFANSLRLDWEPKGVAVTVVSPGFVDTPLTRKNDFAMPGRVSVDRAVAAIRHGLAKGKNHIAFPTGFSLALRLLASLPSGIQRLLLRRMVRS, from the coding sequence ATGATGACGGTGCTTATCACCGGCGCCAGCTCCGGGATTGGCGCCGGCCTGGCGAAATCCTTCGCGGCGGATGGCCACCTGGTCATCGCCTGCGGGCGCGATGCGTCGCGCCTGACGGCGCTGCAGCAGTTCAGCCCCAACATCAGCGCGCGCCTGTTCGATATGACAGACAGGGACGCCTGTCGCCAGGCGCTGACGGGCTGTTTTGCCGACCTGATCATTCTCTGCGCCGGCACCTGCGAATACCTCGACCACGGGCAGGTGGATGCCGCCCTCGTGGAGCGGGTGATGACCACCAACTTCCTCGGGCCGGTAAACTGCCTGGCGGCGCTGCAGACGCAGCTGGAGGCAGGCGATCGGGTGGTGCTGGTCAGCTCCATGGCGCACTGGCTGCCCTTCCCGCGCGCGGAAGCCTATGGCGCCTCCAAGGCGGCGCTGACCTGGTTTGCCAATAGCCTGCGTCTGGACTGGGAGCCGAAAGGGGTCGCCGTCACGGTGGTCTCTCCAGGCTTCGTCGACACCCCGCTGACGCGCAAAAACGACTTTGCCATGCCCGGCCGGGTGAGCGTCGATCGGGCGGTGGCGGCGATCCGCCACGGCCTGGCGAAGGGCAAAAACCACATCGCCTTCCCCACCGGCTTCAGCCTGGCCCTGCGGCTGCTGGCCAGCCTGCCGTCAGGTATACAGCGCCTGCTGTTGCGCAGGATGGTGCGCTCATGA